The Cydia splendana chromosome 7, ilCydSple1.2, whole genome shotgun sequence genome contains the following window.
GTTGTGGAATTAACTTTCGCTAAGGTTTTCTCAAGGCATTGTATAAGTTggtattagtacctacttacacacaTTAATAGGTTTTTGAAGGATCACGCAGTAACGCATCTGATGCtgccgtagcctatggacagAGAACGGCAACCGTttacgttttcattttatttcaccATCGTGGTATAAAAAgttaggtaaaataattttacgaTTTGTgaagatatttgtgagcaccttggccgctccgatatatttgatgccGACTATACTTGGTACATGGTATAGAATAAATATCGCAAGGTCTGTAAAATCGCATGATATTTTCAAATAAGTATTTTCTTACCCACAAAACTTGCCACTTGGCAACACAAATTCTCAAAAATTAAGCTTGtgtaaatgtaggtataatcaTAACTTATTTCCACAACTGGCCAAACATATGTTCGGCATGTCAGTCAAGCCGTCAAGAAAGCCGGTCGAATAAGCCTCCAGCTATAATTCAACAGTGTCAGAGGATGATTCATACATCACATTACCAATTCACACATGTCAAACGTGAACCACGGATTACATTAAATGTAACCGGATTTAAGCACCGTTAAGCTAACCTGACCTACTGATTGGGGTGTCGGGATTGTTTGGTTACTGATAACTTTTAGCACTAAATAGGTGCGTTGAGGTGAATTCAAAAATGGAGTAATTCAATAATCCCAAATAATGTACGAATGCTAAGCCCTACCGATCAACTAAAATCTAGTCCCtccctacctacctactaatatttataaatgtgaaagtaaCTCTGATCTATCTATCACCTCTTCaagcttaaaccgctgaaccgataaAAATTTAccgatttaaataaatgtacataTGTAGAATAGTAGATAGGTAGTTAAAGTCTCGGGAAAGAACATATAATAGTTTTTTTCACATCATCTTTACACGCAGACAAAGTCACAGACAGGTCAGACAGATGCTAGTTACAATATACTTTTTAGTTACTAAGCGTAATTAATACTAATAAGTCGATCGTATCCATTTATCCAAGCCTTAAACCGCACTGGAGTCTACAAAATCCTTATCCCAAGCCTTAAACCCACCTTAAACCGCACCGGAGTCAACAACTTCCAAAAAGAATCAATGGCCTAAGTTGTGACGTACCTTATAGAAGCAACCAACTCTAAGCAGACAACTCTAAAACAAGCAATTTGACCAAATATGAGGAGTACTAGCATATAGCCCGCAACTTAGTCTGCATGGGATGAtgaaattgatgatgatgatgaatgatgatgtttggttgataaaaactaccctatgtccttcctcgggtcTCAAATTATCTCCATTTGAAATTCCATCTTATTTCGTTcagtggtttaagcgtgaagacgAAGTATTAAACAAACAGATATTAATAAGGATTAGTAAGGATCTCATACTTAAgaatattttcaaaattacctcgTTGCCGAACTTATCCCAATCCACCTAACAACCATATTTACTAGTTTAAAAAGGCCAAAGTACATCCATATTTGACTCTATCAACACGACCGTATGTGTCTAAGCAGTCTAAAGTAAAGTAAGGTGTTTGTAACTACTTTCGTTCTCGTTTCATGTACTAGTCGACATTGAATCTTGTCTTTAAGGAATAGAGTCGGATTTTGAATACTTGTATAAAGACAATCCAGCGACAGTATTATTAGTATACGAGGTGTATACGAGTAATGTTTACTTGCactaaatatttttgacgataatgaataagtatgaaataaaatatttaggcTTTCGAAATGCTTGGTCTTTTACAGTTATGTTGTAGTCCGCcaataatttgcagttttacaGAGTGATATATTATGTTGAATTAATTAAGagtatacttaatttatttttaaagagaaAACGTAAGGCCTTAAAGAGAATAAGGTCGTGGCCCTCGAGAGTGAATGCAAAAAATGTTAACGGTGGTTTTTTGGTGCATcgataacttttgtttgataggctcattatttgtaattaattttgaaCATGCTTAAAGAAGTTTACTatttaaattatgtaggtatattacctactgtttttgtatttatttagtatttacaTATATCGTACTGTTTTTTACCCGCTTCCCTCATCGAATGTTATTACGTTTTTATACCtagttatataaaaaaaattactcgcCTCTGCTGGCCTTCATGTTTGAAAGACGGGCAATTTTACAAATGCATCAAGGAAGTATTAAAATAACTTAGTTCCGTAAACTATCTTAGAAGGATTATAGAAATAACTTCCCTACATAAAGTTGTATGTTTAACTACTTCCCAGAGACTAATTTAAACACATGTATTTTACagcataataaatatatttaatattatacctaGGTATTGTAAAGGTACAATGGATAGGATAGTGACTTCACAACTCACAATGTATTTAACGTTTGTTGTGTATTGTGTACTGTAAGTACAGTCAGTCAGTACAAGTACCAATATTAGCGTAATAAAACAACGCGctaaatggggttggcaactatcaaaggtttgcatagatggcgccatcatagcttgcccctttttctatgagatttgccttaaagggctggcatccagtgcataaaattccattaaaaaacaaaaaaataacaattctaGGGATGGACAGGGCAAGTTATGCTGGCGCCATATTTATGGGTCGCGCTGATAATTTAGAGCGTTTTCCAAATACAGATCTAGATATATCTCTATAGATAGATCTCTAGAGATATATCTCTatagttcgcgttcaaaagtatgtTATAATCGAATTGttctatacatatacatatataatggATACAACCTTTTTTGCTCGGCTAGGATCCAACAATGAACTTTTGATGCGTATTCAGTTACGCTACCTTGATgctgactttaggtactacctTTGTAATACAAAAGTAATAACAGCAACACTCTCGAGTTAACTgaccattggtggaccttatctCTTTGCAATAAGGTGTACGAACTGTCTattaacagtgtggacgatagTATCTTTTATTGTTAGATACAGACGGCAAGGAATCTCGTACAAAAAACGTAGgtaattgtaggtaggtaattactACGTATGTTCTCAGATAGTAGTTAGTAGGAAGGAGGCCCGTTTTTTGGGGTTATTATTTGTAATGTACGAGGATACATCCGCGATCTCGTTTCCGTAAGAATAGGAAACTTTCACCCCCTAAGGGGTTCAGCGTGCGTAGCCACGCTAATCGTTAATTTACGCTCCGTATCGAGtcaaacgcaactgtcactgtcgcactagacGAGTGATAGACACACGGCGTTATGTTGTCATAGCGCAAGCGAtggtcaccttggctaggcaccctaaCAATAAGCCTGCTTatagttgaatttttttaaGCTGACCGTTTAGAAATATGAGCTCCCATAGTCCGAAAATGTCAGCttaaaaaaattcaactatAATTAAAAATGGGTTTCAGGAACTTGCTTATTTATTAGATTTTTCTATTGTTACAGCTCCCTTGACCTTTGCTGCATCAGCCCTCGAAGACAGTACGTTGCCCAACTTGCCTCAAGAGGAAGAAGATAATAGCCGCTACAAGACTCTAGAAGCTAACGCCACGCTGCTCAAACTGCTGGTTAACGACAAGGATGGAGTCAGCAAGTGAGTTCTTGTTATCCTATAAAGGTTCcgcgtcacacaggcgcgttttccgggcggggcgtgagcgttttatatgtaaaagctgcgcgccccgctcacgccccgcccggaaaacgcgcctgtgtgacgaagtcTTAAGAGATACAAGGAGCTTCCATAAGGTCCGCATCACACTTTTCTATCTCCAGCAACATTTGTCGTCGCTCCATCGCTACAGTACAAACAGCGACACTCTTAACTGTaaatcggtggaccttatgccttttgcaaTATGATTTACGatctgtcagttaacagtgtgggcaatGGTACGTCTATCTATCCATCCATCAGAGTTACAGCAACCATCCGACAGTTTCCAGCATCCAAAAAACGTTGCTTGCATGCATTATTTGCTTTCCCACCGCGAGTCGTGTATCCCATTTCGACGTTGCGATCACGTTAATAATCAACAAGAAGACGGTCTAAACATCATGTTATTATTTCGCTAGAGCAGTATATTAAAAGCCCATATGTGAAGTAGTAGAACATACGACTATGGAGTCCGGAAGTGAGTGAATACCTATACGTATGAAACGCCTACTCACTTATTAGTACCTATGGCTTACTACTTGCACGTCCTTGGGTAGTGTGGTAAGTAAACAAtgatttgtattgtatattgACACCACGATGACTACTTACACTACACTGGAACATACTTAATACGAATACAAACAAAACATACATACTTCGGAAAAGCGCTGTAGCATCGCTACTAACTGTGACAGTACCGTAACACCGTGTAGTAAGTCCACTCGGACAACGAAAATATAGACCACAATAATGCTAAGTCATAGTACACATTTCAAATACGATTACTCTACAATCTCCATAGCATCTATCGGCGTACGTATAGAGTTCTTAATCCAGTGACAAAGGTAAGTAAGTTCCTGGCAAGACCTGATGATGGGTACCCACGAGAACGACAAATATTGTTGCAAGTCTTGCAACTGCAATATTCTAACTACCTACTCGTGCATTCATCTTGGCTCAGCTGCGTGCAATTGAAAGTCTTGCGAGTGCAACGTTCCATATCTTAGCCCCAGTTGCGTAAGGAGGGAAACGGCAAGTTCAATCAGCTGCTACTTAGTCACTTTGTGTTTACTTTGTTGAGTCACATCCTTGGGTCTACCGCAGTCGCACAACATCTGTATCCTTACcatcagtttgacactgacttaTTCGATAACGACTGCGTAAACTAACTCACGATGCATCTCCCCTGTACTGACATTTGATGTAAGCGagattaacttgtgtttggtttaggtattttctatataattataaatgtagtaataaattccttcttacagatttgtattttccttttttatttcatgacatggagctataaaaaaactaccatGCACTCTGCGTTTGAGTGGAGTGATGGTGAGGGTACTGGACCCTTTTTATACAGGACTGTAACTTATAGTGGCCGTAAGTACAGATATGCAAGTTGCTGAAATTCCGAAATGTAGAAaaagtttttggaaattatCAGGATAATATAACAGGATGTGCTCTGAGAACTGAGTTATATGCCCTTATATTGTCAGTGTGTTGTTAAAATCCTTCGGATTTGCGGCTATTCAAAGCATTCTTCAAAATGAGAGTTTTGCATTTTTGAGATGGAAAATGACGATTCCCATACCTACAGAAATATGAAAATGTAGTCAGGCCTACTTGCGCCAATATTAATTTCAAACAATTTACTTTCTATCATAAGATATCCAGACCGCTCTCAGTAGCCGCAAATCCGAAGGATTTCAACAACACACGACAATATAAGGGCATTTAACTCAGTTCTCTGAGCACATTGTTAGGTACACAAGCTCACGAGATTCCTTTCTCCTGTCCCTGACATAACGGCAACTCAGAACGGGAACGTGTCTTAcgcacttaattgaattgaTTACAATGATTACGCTTTCGAAATGTGCTTGCACGCTTCTTGTTAGCCGGCGATTGTTTTTCAAATAGATAAGTGTTAATTATTAATGAACTATTGTTAGCGGTACATTGTTTTAAAGTAGCTGAACCGGTATCTATGGTCAGTGGGAAGCGATCCATCGGCTTTCTTGGTTGGTTTTAAATGTAAAAAGACTAATTTAGATTGTGATTATTATAATTAAGCTGTAAGTTAAGACATTCTTTATTCATGTTAATACCTACATGGTGCAGTAATACCGTCCGCACtatttcacatttttattttattaatcaaaATCAGATTTATTCAATGGTGTTTAAGGCATTATGGTCTGTGAACTGTATTAGAAAGGAAgctttttttactattttatactatatttattttgtacattGAACTAATCTGGACAACTAAAGCACGTGCCAAAAAATACCACCCTAAGTAAGTACCCTGGTGAGGAGATGGATAACttgaaatttaaatttcgtaCAGTTGATGATAAAACTTTACCTACTTACCATTTAGTAAGTATTAAGGTAGATACGATGAAATATCGTGATCCGCCTAATCTCGTCTTACTAATGAGAAAACACCACCACAAGCATTCACTAACCTAAAACCTTTTTTCCAGGTCCGAGGTGTTCGACATGCTGCACTCGCGCGACGACAACGAACAACACATCGACTTGCCTTCCTTTCCTGAAGACGAAGAAATCACGCGAGCAGACGGCCCGCCGGATTCGCAGGCAGAGTTCTTGCAAGGTATGTCTCTATCTATTACAACCGTTGTAGTACTTGTGGTCATAACAATCGCCTAGTCTACAGACAAGAGCAAGTCGAACAACACCAAACTGGATCTCACTGGTCACATGGAAGATACGCACATGCGAGCACGCGACAAGTGCGACAACCCCAGAGAACGTGATAGAGTAACCAGCCCTAAAATTGACCAACCTTCCCAATATCGGCTAAGTTCTTAATAAATAGTAATCATCATGCACCGGCCGTTTCAACTgcttttgatgatgatgatgaattacttttttttatagtaGTTTTATGGGAGGACGGTAGCTGATATTAGAACAGTCATGTCTATTATGGAACAGCATGAATTGTTACCCTTACCTTGTTTTGCTGGAAATCAAATAAGCACTAAATCAAACATTCATGTGGTAGGTAAAGGTTACATGTGGTAGGCATGGGATGTAAGATATAAAATTACAATAACATGTAATGCCTTTCCACTAACACTAACTCTTACATTGTAGTCACAATGACTAACGCTTAAATTAACATGGATGGCGCTCATAAAATACCcattataagtattttattacCGCTATTCAGTAGCCTCCGTATTTACACTTTTCTCCACTTTACCCATACATTTTGAAAGTTAAGCATCAACTTATGTTTGCATTCAGTTATATTTGACACGTAACACCTACGCAAAGTTACCTGTCGTGTGAATCTTTTAGTAAAATGCACTTACGATTCAAGTGGACATTATAGCTGCAGGCGCCTGTGCTATTATCAACCTTGTTTATAAGTCTATAAAGTGCAGTTTTACATAACCCGATCGTTGTAAAGCTTTACGTTTATTGTACTGAACAAATAATGAGACGCCATTGATATAAACACGCGTAACGGACACTACGCTTTTCTAAGTGTAGCGGCGGCAGCGGCACTTCGCCTACGTTTTGACAAGGGCTGATACTGTGGAATTAATTAGATGAGTAGGTATGAAgactaactatagaacttagaAAAGCGTATTTACgtaatttttacatttaattaattatattacgaCTAGGAAACCAAACTTCATAGAGTCgaaccaagataactctgcaaatGCCATTTACAAACAATAAAGTGTGATGTAAATCAATcgttaatataatttttttgtgcTCCGTGCAAAattttgttcacggaacacttatgggatcaattcggtcttgcaaatcagttaaatgcgttttttttatgatatgacTTCTAATAGTAACACTCCCTTACTTTGAGCTAGTCAAATCGGTGTAGAGCtatagcttagacggactcatACATACAACGCGACCACCCAAGTGAAGGAACATTTCGAAACCATTTGGTTAGAAAGCTTTTGTAATTGTGACTATTGTGAGAATGCTAATTTAGTTACCTAATAACTCATATTGTGGACATAGTTCCAAAGCTTATTAACTCAGAGAATTTAACAACCGGAGTCGCCTTGtttgtaattttctgtacaaaacaattattaaattgtacaacgatCAAGatcgattaagtcccgttgtacaatttaataataagcACCTAACCCTAAGTAGGTATCCGAACTACATCCCAACTGCAACTTGTAGGGAGTCATTTAGGGAAAGTGCCCACATGGGGCACCTGCTGAAGGATGAATTCAACAAGTAAAGCGTAAGGGCTCTAATACCTACCTTACGCTCTTATAATACACTCTGTTCTTAATTGCAGGGCCAAGCGACATGGTCCGCAAGGATTCAAAAGAGCGTTTCACGTCGCGGAGTGAGCCGATCGGCACCGCAGCTGGCATCATGGTGTTGGTTACATGCAGCATCGCCTGCCTCGCGTACACCTCGCTTGTGGTCTGGAGGAGGATATACTTGTAAGTACCCAATACCCACTACACAGGGAAGCTATGTAATGTAGAGATCCCCATCGGCACCGCAGCAGGCATCATCGTATCTATTAGTCACATCAACATGCAGTAATATCGCCTGCCTCGCCTCACATACACCTCGTTGACCTCGTTCATAGTCTCGAGGAGTTGTACTACcgaatataagtacctacttaggtacataatgtATTGTGAGCCCAATCGGCACCGCGGCGTTCATCTCGCTGCATGGTGGTCTGGAGGAGGATATACTTGTGAGAACCAACTACACTGACAAGCTATGTAGTGATGCCCATTGGCACCGCAAACGATATAAACGTCATGGTCGCCTGCCTCTGCCTCACGTCTTGTAAGTCATAGTTGGGCTTAAAGATGTTCCCTAAATCCAGTAGCTATATACACAACGATCTTCATTTTGAAAGTTACTAACGAGTTAGATACATTAGTTTGTTCTTCTATATTGTATTCAGTGATTCACAATACTAACTTTGTTCGCTTGTATCTAGCTAAACAAAGAGATTGTCTAAGAGCTGTGTTCGCGTAATTTGCTCGTTATTTCATACAAAGAtgcatatatatatacttaaaaCAAAAGCAACGTAGACAAATATAAAATCTCTGACacattcttagtatttcatacTTCAGTATCTTGACAGTGAAAGCCATTGTTTAGAACTGAGTTACCTCATTAAATGGATTGCTAATATTTGTTCCGATTAGGTATATAGTTAAAGAGGTAGCCACTAGCCACATTACTTATTAGTCTTATTACCTAAGCAAAGCAAAAGTTAAGAAGTCACATGCACCAACCGCCGCCATACAAATCAACTTTTAGTCGATTAGTTCTTGTCGTGTGAGTGTGACTCTAAACTCAAAGTTTACGaatctgccggcctagccaaggttacaatagcgatcggcatcttggctacgcggcctgatacGCTAACTTAATATACTTACTTCCTACTCAAGCTCAAGCGTTAAAAACGAAGCCTAACTAACATAAGCAGGATCTTATCTCGGTATCTTGTCCGATCATACCGATTCACCGAAAATCTAGCTCCTTAAAACCTAGACCTTAAAGTCGCAAATGCCAAAGCACAGTACTTGTGGTCATAAACTGGCTtgaaaagttttatttatacagGCATTGTTATGGCCATTTCTTCGTTAGAAAAAAGGACGTAAACGCTCAAGTTTAAAGTGTAGTTACgacattttaatattaaaagggTAAAGCGACTCGAAACTCGATATGTACAGTCGTCCTCCCTGTTAACTGATGATTAATATACCTTATTGCTAGGACATAGGGTTCACTAAAGATCAGTTTAGAGTTCCTGTAGTACGTAGGAAGCGGTCAGTTGTGACGGAAGCGAGCCGTGGCGAGGGTCGCACAAAGAAGCCTGTTTCGTGCCCTGTAGATGTGTAAATATAGAACCTACGTGTGCAACAACACATACGCTTATACATGCTAGGGCCAGCAATTCAATTCAATCTAGACTTATACTGTGCAATTCAATCGATTGGGCAAATGCCGCAATAAAacgaaactcgcatgcgaaaTTGTGTAGGACCGTCATATCATAGGGCAAGAATTCtcgtaggtattaggtactgcACTCTGAGCAaggaaaacaaatgaagtgattctattggctttggttcttaacaaacacgTCCGTCGCGACGCATCCTCGTACATCTCTGGTACTCTCGTCGAAACGGAGCCTAcagggttccgtttttgccgACTTAAGGACGAAATTAAATAttaggtaacaaattaaattattttgatgTCTTTTTTATTGTGTTATTTCAAATAGAAATACTATGGCACTACAAAAATTTCCGAGacccagtacggttaccatcagtttgtcacttaatttactttctatacatctcgctcgcactcgcatattagtgcaaacgggatatatagaaagtaaattacgttctcgacggcgtttatgtcagtgacaaactgatggtaaccgtacaggtggcCGAGCGGTTTAGGtatctgggggccgatttttgaaattcgtgcgctcgatttcgtcactcgaaaatcggcggAAAACAGTGAAacgctaatttttgaaatacgagcgatagtaattgggaatcgagtggtattgaccactcgttttcaattctattagtagaaattaaatgccgcgtactggagatattattgaacgaaatacacgaaatcgagcggtcgaaattaaaaaatcggccccctgccACGATTTCAGTGgccgctggttcgattccagcacTGGAGGCCTTAGTCTCCTTTTCTTgaagtacggaatcctaaaaactaGTAAAATTTCACCTTTTTGTGAAACAGACTATGTGCTCGTTTGCTACACCATGTCATGAAACAGTAAATTAAACAAACAACACTTAACGATAACATGACGTTTAGTGCGTTAAGCACATTCCAATACTTAACATTAGTCACTactcttcttatctttatatacctatgtaaattAGTAAAGTGGTTCATCCAAATAATTGCCTAACtcattatttatttagctcACTAACTAAGTAAATGTTACAAAAGACAATGGTATTTATCTTTGATTTATTATTTCAGGAAGAGAAACGGCTTGAAGCACGAACTACTTAGAAATGAGGAAAATATTGCAGAAACAAGGATAGAGGTAAGCAATAATGTGTATTTAACCTTCAATAATATGTAGAAATCAGCTCTTTTATACTcaaataagtaataagtagTACTTTGTTACAAAGAGTGAAAAGTAAAGCCTAACTCAGGGGTTCCCAATCTCTTTCAGTCCGCGGCGCACCTGCTAGTTAAAAATTTCGGCGGCGGCGCCCTAAACTAGCTAGGCTATTCGAAATAGATAGGTAACATGGTGAGGAGGATTGCCTCAAGGCGCCGCTCTCCAGCTCCAGGGCGCCGCGGCACACAGTTTGGGAGCCCCTGTCAActaatctcgtgaaggccgagaaggacaagtccagcaagtacctagacttagctcacgagataatCGCCATGTGAGATGTTGAATCGaagatcattgttcctatattcgtgtcagcgaacggtctcatagcgaagtctcgaccaacacctagagagactctcgctgggtggttggatcaacggccagatgcagaaggcggtaactttggacacggcgcgtatagtacgtcggttcctcactctgcggccctgaccacctgTCGCAGTCGCATCTGGTAGGCTCACGCCTTTGTGAACATAAATTGTATCAATAGACACAATTTGCTATTTGAAATTTGTAGGCGGTTTTGGTcctttatttaggtacctactactctTCTAATGTGTTCTTTTTTCTTTCAGCTGTGAAGACTTGATGGATGGCAACATATTTTTCTAAGGGAATTTACTTCAAGACTGAATTTGTTTAGTATAgtctaaacattatttttaacttttgcAACGAAGAACGTATACCAACGCAAGTTATTCGACTTGTCAAAAAATTAGTCTTTACTCATTTATTTAAGATTGTTTTTGATCAAATTTGTTGTGGCCGTATTAGTAAGCTAGTTAAGAATCACTTTTAAGCCCAGGATCTTGCATTAGTTTAGATAGAAAGAGCAtaatataagttttattttaaacgatACCTAGACGCCAGTAATAGGCACTAGCGACGCGACATATGTATGATTACGTGAATGATGGAACGTGATGATGTGAAAGGGTTTCacagcagggatgttgcggatgcagatgtcaaggttaggtacttaaaaaacgtcaaatattacatttttagtattttttatttaaaaaaaacgaaaggtTTAGATTTGAgaaagaatataggtgcgttatatttaataaacagtaacttggtcGACTTTCCTGGATTTAGACGATTTCAAAATAGGTAataacgaaattacctagcacttacgccgccgctaagacgttcctgtaccgacttgttcgacatccgcatccgcattaagctccgcatcgattttatgcggatgcggatgctggtgcggattttgaaaataatgcggaagttccgcggttgcggatgcgaatattcgcaacatccctgtttCACAGTGGGTCAAGAATGAAGTTGTTCGATAGTAGGTATCTGAACAGCTATCGCTATTTAATACATCGGTGGGTATTTTTTCCCAAGTCAAAGAGCATtgattgtataaatatttttctcagAGTGAAGCTAAGTTATTCTAAGTCTCCAAAACAGCTAGCAGAATAACAGCTCCTGAGGTACAGTCTGCGATTTATTTctacgtgtcccaaaattcaacgataagctggcaccagaagatggacctgctcatgactactccaggaaaaatcaaaaaaaaaaaattgaaaaattgtagacatggtcGTTATAAAATACCACTAGGGGTGTCgactttcattttttttgtaattccataataaattgagacatattttttttcttttttttcctcgagtagtcatgagcaggtccatcttctggtgccagcttatcgttgaattttggg
Protein-coding sequences here:
- the LOC134792023 gene encoding uncharacterized protein LOC134792023, with the translated sequence MARYQFLCLIAAAAFAPLTFAASALEDSTLPNLPQEEEDNSRYKTLEANATLLKLLVNDKDGVSKSEVFDMLHSRDDNEQHIDLPSFPEDEEITRADGPPDSQAEFLQGPSDMVRKDSKERFTSRSEPIGTAAGIMVLVTCSIACLAYTSLVVWRRIYLKRNGLKHELLRNEENIAETRIEL